A part of Lutra lutra chromosome 2, mLutLut1.2, whole genome shotgun sequence genomic DNA contains:
- the SCOC gene encoding short coiled-coil protein isoform X2, with the protein MMNADMDAVDAENQVELEEKTRLINQVLELQHTLEDLSARVDAVKEENLKLKSENQVLGQYIENLMSASSVFQTTDTKSKRK; encoded by the exons ATGATGAATGCCGACATGGATG CAGTGGATGCTGAAAATCAGGTGGAACTGGAGGAGAAAACACGACTTATTAATCAAGTGTTGGAACTTCAACACACACTTGAAG accTCTCTGCAAGAGTAGATGCAGTTAAGGAAGAAAATCTGAAGCTAAAGTCAGAAAACCAAGTTCTTGgacaatatatagaaaacctCATGTCAGCTTCTAGTGTTTTTCAAACAACTgacacaaaaagcaaaagaaagtag